From a single Pleurodeles waltl isolate 20211129_DDA chromosome 10, aPleWal1.hap1.20221129, whole genome shotgun sequence genomic region:
- the LOC138262298 gene encoding fibrous sheath CABYR-binding protein-like: MSTEKAVDIESPGAAEAVDIESLGAADDDSAEAVDIGSPGAAEAESAEAVVIESPEVAEAESAEAMDIGSPGAAEAESAEAMVIESPEVAEAESAEAMDIGSPGAAEAESAEAMVIESPEVAEAESAEAAVIESPDVAEAESAEAVDIGSPGAAEAESAEAVVIESLEVAEAESAGAVVIESQYVAEAESAEAVDIGSPGAAEAESAEAVVIESPEVAEAESEEAVDFELTGAKEAESTEAANTESAEATEDESGGTTDIESLGEGEAESTEVELPGTKETESAGTAGAESHAATEAE, translated from the exons atgaGCACAGAGA AAGCAGTGGACATTGAATCACCAGGAGCAGCAGAAGCAGTGGACATTGAATCACTGGGTGCAGCAGACGATGACTCAGCAGAAGCGGTGGACATTGGATCACCAGGAGCAGCAGAAGCTGAATcagcagaagcagtggttattgaaTCACCGGAAGTAGCAGAAGCTGAATCCGCAGAAGCGATGGACATTGGATCACCAGGAGCAGCAGAAGCTGAATCAGCAGAAGCAATGGTTATTGAATCACCGGAAGTAGCAGAAGCTGAATCAGCAGAAGCGATGGACATTGGATCACCAGGAGCAGCAGAAGCTGAATCAGCAGAAGCAATGGTTATTGAATCACCGGAAGTAGCAGAAGCTGAATCGGCAGAAGCAGCGGTTATTGAATCACCGGATGTAGCAGAAGCTGAATCAGCAGAAGCGGTGGACATTGGATCACCAGGAGCAGCAGAAGCTGAATcagcagaagcagtggttattgaaTCACTGGAAGTAGCAGAAGCTGAATCAGCAGGAGCAGTGGTTATTGAATCACAGTATGTAGCAGAAGCTGAATCAGCAGAAGCAGTGGACATTGGATCACCAGGAGCAGCAGAAGCTGAATcagcagaagcagtggttattgaaTCGCCGGAAGTAGCAGAAGCTGAATCAGAAGAAGCAGTGGATTTTGAATTGACAGGAGCAAAAGAAGCTGAATCAACTGAAGCAGCAAACACAGAATCAGCAGAAGCAACAGAAGATGAATCAGGAGGAACCACAGACATTGAATCACTAGGAGAAGGAGAAGCTGAATCAACAGAAGTTGAATTGCCTGGAACAAAAGAAACAGAGTCAGCAGGAACAGCAGGAGCTGAATCccatgcagcaacagaagctgaatGA